The Desmonostoc muscorum LEGE 12446 genome includes a region encoding these proteins:
- a CDS encoding TrkH family potassium uptake protein, translated as MTVARTICLGFLAVIAIGTILLMMPFSTSGGTWNNLIVALFTSTSAVCVTGLSVVDPGTYFSFWGQLFIALLAQIGGLGYMTTTTFLILLIGRKFDMRQKIAIQQALDRPGMSGSAQVIRSIIATTLIFEITGVFLLLPAFVPDHGWKNGLWLAIFHSINAWNNAGFSLFKDNLISYQSSFLVVFTITMLIIFGGIGYQVILQMYIWLRDRLLKKTTAQLFSLDFKVATSTTIILLILGTIAFFCIEIRNPATFGSLSLYDQILVAWFQSVTPRTAGFNTIDIGKMTTAGLFITIALMFIGASPGGTGGGMKTTTLRVLTSCTKAILQGKEEVLLYERKIAISLILKAVGVLVGSVATVILATILISLTDPTLDFIQILFEVVSAFATVGLSTGITATITTAAKLVLIITMYVGRVGVLLLMSAVLGDPRPSRIHYPEENLLVG; from the coding sequence ATGACTGTTGCTCGGACAATTTGTTTGGGATTTCTGGCTGTCATCGCGATAGGAACTATCTTATTGATGATGCCTTTTTCAACTAGCGGTGGTACGTGGAATAACCTGATTGTGGCACTATTCACTTCTACATCCGCAGTTTGCGTCACAGGTTTATCAGTAGTTGACCCTGGTACTTATTTTTCTTTCTGGGGTCAATTGTTTATTGCCCTATTAGCTCAGATTGGCGGATTGGGTTACATGACAACCACCACATTTCTGATTTTGCTAATAGGACGTAAGTTTGATATGCGGCAAAAAATCGCAATTCAACAAGCTTTAGACCGACCGGGAATGAGTGGTAGCGCCCAAGTTATCCGCTCAATTATTGCCACAACATTGATTTTTGAAATTACTGGTGTATTTTTACTTTTGCCCGCCTTTGTTCCCGATCATGGTTGGAAAAATGGACTGTGGTTAGCGATTTTTCATAGTATCAATGCTTGGAATAATGCTGGATTTAGTTTGTTTAAAGATAACTTGATTAGTTATCAGTCATCTTTTTTAGTGGTCTTCACTATCACAATGTTGATTATTTTTGGGGGAATTGGCTATCAGGTAATTTTGCAGATGTATATTTGGTTGCGCGATCGCCTTCTCAAAAAAACTACTGCCCAATTATTTTCTCTAGACTTTAAAGTTGCCACCAGCACAACAATTATCTTGCTAATTCTAGGAACAATTGCCTTTTTCTGTATAGAAATTAGAAATCCTGCAACATTTGGTTCATTAAGTTTATATGACCAGATATTAGTAGCTTGGTTTCAATCAGTCACACCGAGAACTGCTGGCTTTAACACCATTGATATTGGCAAAATGACTACGGCTGGTTTATTTATTACGATTGCGCTGATGTTTATTGGTGCAAGTCCAGGTGGTACGGGAGGCGGCATGAAAACAACAACCCTGAGAGTCTTGACAAGTTGCACCAAAGCAATTCTTCAGGGCAAAGAAGAAGTTTTATTATATGAACGCAAGATAGCAATATCTTTAATTTTGAAAGCTGTGGGTGTGTTGGTGGGTTCAGTAGCGACCGTGATTTTAGCGACTATTTTAATTAGTCTCACAGATCCGACATTGGATTTTATTCAGATTTTATTTGAAGTGGTATCAGCCTTTGCCACTGTGGGGCTTTCCACAGGCATCACAGCAACTATCACCACAGCAGCCAAGCTTGTCTTAATTATCACCATGTATGTTGGACGAGTAGGTGTTTTACTGCTGATGTCCGCTGTATTAGGAGACCCCCGTCCTAGTAGAATTCATTATCCTGAAGAAAACTTACTTGTGGGATAG
- a CDS encoding endonuclease domain-containing protein, whose translation MTNKLNSSNLHLPYNPKLVERAKELRKNMTPAEKKLWYEYLRNFQYRVLRQRPINHFIVDFYCPTLQTVIEIDGHSHFTNEGQDYDLERTNILEGYGLKIIRFTNSQVLNHFDSVCEQIQHLIPPNPP comes from the coding sequence ATGACAAACAAACTCAATAGCAGCAATCTCCATCTACCTTACAATCCAAAGCTTGTAGAAAGAGCGAAAGAACTTCGTAAAAATATGACCCCAGCCGAAAAAAAGCTGTGGTATGAATATTTGAGAAATTTTCAATATCGGGTTTTAAGACAACGACCGATTAATCATTTCATAGTTGATTTCTACTGTCCTACTTTACAAACAGTGATTGAAATTGATGGGCATAGCCATTTTACAAATGAAGGTCAAGATTATGATCTGGAGAGAACAAACATTTTAGAAGGCTATGGTTTAAAGATTATTAGGTTTACAAATAGTCAAGTTTTAAATCACTTTGATAGTGTGTGTGAGCAGATACAGCATCTGATCCCCCCTAACCCCCCTTAA
- a CDS encoding HEAT repeat domain-containing protein gives MLITPRHTNKLSLFFLFCFTLLLTFLLSLTWVNAKETPKLKPQDWQINGISAALDDGYDQVKEYALLNLVGYDLKDLKSLGNKPEEIAQKAANILKDKSVDSTVRNRAADALGNLGEAAKPYVKDILDILKDKTVDSDVHFGAASALVSLGEAAKPYVKDILDFLKDKTVDPFVRNHAAWVLGNLGEAAKPYVKDILDFLKDKTVDSTVRSGAASGLGNLGEVAKPYAKDIADILKDKTVDSTVRYGAAEALGSLGEAAKPYVKDILDILKDKTVILFVRNRAAWVLRNLGEAAKPYVKDILDILKDKTVDSDVRSGAAWALGNLGEAAKPYAKDILDFLKDKSVDSLVRYSAADALENLGEAAKPYVKDILDILKDQTVGSDVRFRAADALENLGEAAKPYVKDILDILKDKSVDSNVRYNAARALINIEQLNLNNILVILDSIYYADQSEFPRWRFLTYFLGGGTDEVKTLLTWLGFPNTKTIPAQISHDRGEKTLKIFAQAWEPSQGLGRLQEDLAKQIAVVAKKVSWQPNDIILLETHYNNLKKAGSNEADSLQSVIVKLKG, from the coding sequence ATGCTCATAACTCCCCGCCACACTAACAAGCTCTCGCTCTTTTTCCTTTTCTGTTTCACCCTACTCCTGACTTTCCTCCTCTCTCTAACTTGGGTAAACGCCAAAGAAACCCCCAAACTCAAACCCCAAGATTGGCAGATTAACGGTATATCAGCAGCCCTTGATGATGGATACGACCAAGTTAAGGAATATGCTCTGCTCAATTTAGTTGGATATGATCTCAAAGATTTAAAATCCTTGGGCAATAAACCAGAGGAAATTGCTCAAAAAGCTGCCAATATCCTCAAGGATAAATCCGTTGACTCAACTGTTCGTAACCGTGCAGCAGACGCATTGGGAAATCTGGGGGAGGCAGCCAAACCTTACGTCAAAGACATCCTCGACATCCTCAAGGATAAAACCGTTGATTCTGATGTTCATTTCGGTGCAGCATCGGCATTGGTAAGTCTGGGGGAGGCAGCTAAACCCTACGTCAAAGATATCCTCGACTTCCTCAAGGATAAAACCGTTGACCCTTTTGTTCGTAACCATGCAGCATGGGTATTGGGAAATCTGGGGGAGGCAGCCAAACCCTACGTCAAAGACATCCTCGACTTCCTCAAGGATAAAACCGTTGACTCAACTGTTCGTTCCGGTGCAGCATCGGGATTGGGAAATCTGGGGGAGGTAGCCAAACCCTACGCCAAAGACATCGCTGACATCCTCAAGGATAAAACCGTTGACTCAACTGTTCGTTACGGTGCAGCAGAGGCATTGGGAAGTCTGGGGGAGGCTGCTAAACCCTACGTCAAAGACATCCTCGACATCCTCAAGGATAAAACCGTTATCCTTTTTGTTCGTAACCGTGCAGCATGGGTATTACGAAATCTGGGGGAGGCTGCCAAACCCTACGTCAAAGACATCCTCGACATCCTCAAGGATAAAACCGTTGACTCCGATGTTCGTTCCGGTGCAGCATGGGCATTGGGAAATCTGGGGGAGGCTGCCAAACCCTACGCCAAAGACATCCTCGACTTCCTCAAGGATAAATCCGTTGACTCCCTTGTTCGTTACAGTGCAGCAGACGCATTGGAAAATCTGGGGGAGGCTGCCAAACCCTACGTCAAAGACATCCTCGACATCCTCAAGGATCAAACCGTTGGTTCTGATGTTCGTTTCCGTGCAGCAGACGCATTGGAAAATCTGGGGGAGGCTGCCAAACCCTACGTCAAAGACATCCTCGACATCCTCAAGGATAAATCCGTTGACTCAAATGTTCGTTACAATGCAGCACGGGCATTGATAAACATAGAACAACTCAACCTGAATAATATTCTTGTAATTCTGGATAGCATTTATTACGCAGACCAATCAGAATTTCCACGTTGGCGATTTTTAACCTATTTCCTGGGTGGCGGCACTGATGAAGTAAAAACCTTACTGACATGGCTGGGTTTTCCTAACACTAAAACAATTCCTGCTCAAATAAGCCACGATCGCGGTGAGAAAACTCTCAAAATATTTGCCCAAGCATGGGAACCCAGCCAAGGTTTAGGACGATTACAGGAAGACTTAGCAAAGCAAATTGCTGTAGTTGCGAAAAAAGTCTCTTGGCAACCAAACGATATTATTCTGTTAGAAACTCATTACAACAACCTCAAAAAAGCTGGTTCCAACGAAGCTGATTCACTGCAATCAGTCATAGTTAAGCTCAAGGGTTGA
- a CDS encoding methyltransferase domain-containing protein yields the protein MSATLYQQIQQFYDASSGLWEQIWGEHMHHGYYGADGSEKKDRRQAQIDLIEELLTWAGVEAASNILDVGCGIGGSSLYLAQKFNAHATGITLSPVQAARATERALEANLSQRTEFQVANAQGMPFADNSFDLVWSLESGEHMPDKTKFMQECYRVLKPGGVFIMVTWCHRATDESPLTADEEKHLQDIYRVYCLPYVISLPEYEGIARQLPLNNVRTADWSQAVAPFWNVVIDSAFTPQALWGLLNAGWSTIQGALSLGLMRRGYERGLVRFGLLCGNKYS from the coding sequence ATGAGTGCAACACTTTACCAGCAAATTCAACAATTTTACGATGCTTCCTCTGGTCTGTGGGAACAGATTTGGGGGGAACATATGCACCACGGCTACTACGGGGCTGATGGTAGTGAGAAAAAAGACCGTCGTCAAGCGCAAATTGATTTGATTGAAGAATTACTGACTTGGGCGGGGGTAGAGGCGGCGTCAAATATTCTGGATGTGGGTTGTGGCATTGGGGGCAGTTCTTTATACTTGGCTCAAAAGTTTAATGCTCACGCCACAGGGATTACTTTGAGTCCTGTGCAAGCCGCGAGAGCAACGGAACGCGCCTTAGAGGCGAATTTGAGTCAAAGAACAGAATTTCAGGTGGCGAATGCTCAAGGAATGCCTTTTGCTGATAATTCTTTTGACTTGGTTTGGTCGCTGGAAAGTGGCGAACATATGCCGGATAAAACCAAGTTTATGCAGGAGTGTTATCGGGTGTTAAAGCCTGGTGGTGTGTTTATTATGGTGACTTGGTGCCATCGAGCAACTGATGAGTCACCGTTGACGGCGGATGAGGAAAAGCATTTGCAGGATATTTATCGGGTGTATTGTTTGCCTTATGTGATTTCTTTGCCAGAGTATGAAGGCATAGCACGTCAACTTCCATTAAACAATGTTCGTACTGCTGACTGGTCGCAGGCTGTTGCGCCATTTTGGAATGTGGTGATTGATTCGGCGTTCACTCCGCAGGCGCTTTGGGGTTTACTAAATGCGGGTTGGAGTACTATTCAAGGGGCGTTATCATTGGGGTTGATGCGTCGGGGTTACGAGCGTGGGTTAGTTCGGTTTGGGTTGTTGTGCGGGAATAAGTATTCCTGA